A part of Bartonella quintana genomic DNA contains:
- a CDS encoding autotransporter outer membrane beta-barrel domain-containing protein, which produces MSKKSLLSYTTTVAIIVFSTHFNAYAKSFSADKGENKIALPQESYKNIYAFDGGKIYGKDLKITGLPIKEGSIIKDISGAKAENPGSMIELEGDTTIKNVAIGLWAKESGTIKMTDGSIHVKKLNIQTPIGIEAKSNGAIALYNVKIKASNQDQSTKTMNEIGDGTGASLKNGGTLKMIGGSIKANHLGVALEESNSDKNELKNVTIDLMDLTNTATESIGISAIKTSKIVLKNVTVKHARTSIYASDNSQITISGGSIQGNHTGINVEKESVITLKDNVEVLSNGHGLSANGLQSKITMIGGTLNTAGLQPAVLAGSGGQINLTDVVVHTDDNGTQMQELEMKDALLTTQGLQAQYMQSKITMIRGSITTTGLNPAVLAGSGGKIDLTDVSMNAYNVGLQAQGEQSKIVMKKGALTTTGLQPAVLAGSGGQIHLADVSIKTNDIGLQAQNDQSKIIMKRGTLIKTGPRSALFATRGGQISLLSAQVHTDSVGLAIRGKQSKITLKDSKVLANIVLVGRPNEGDPGEANVIADHSLLEGGARNSKKNPTQTIFSLINGTTWYLKASTKNDIRHQADLIKKLHSEVFMLNLNNSTIVFKKPREDHYQTLHISSQTPNIINDNTTNKTVYTATGDARIYFNTEWSNGLPKDQQKTDRLLVHGDVSGSTTVHFSNLSKNEPSNIENTIPLNMRGVSLVQVSGKANENAFKLANGYATIGGLPYKYTLNAYGPTSSHGKASLEQSLVGEEQNFWDFRLQSATLDREEKIKALVPQVASYLVMPNALFSAGFTDVNNQNALLNDMQTALFAPESHKKSGIFLSSYGNKITLSSNRNPLQYGYGADVQHTALQAGIALAGLEKQNITTSLGLLGTYGKLAFTPKDIEGAEKSTIDKWSFTVYGNIQHNNGIYLDTLFSYGTLKGNITTAFIGTTTQLNKTKTLSASATVSQKLGTGVEGLVFEPQAQFVYQRLMFEKLSDIDGFEVNMGKPHQWLVRVGGRLIQTVMPVERNRAVSFYGKVNFIKAFSDNGTIKIGDTFHRDSMGSSLEGGFGVNAQLSQNIALHADVNYQHKLQKAGISAINFSGGIHYGF; this is translated from the coding sequence ATGTCTAAAAAATCTCTTTTATCATACACAACCACAGTAGCCATAATAGTGTTCAGTACCCACTTCAACGCATATGCTAAATCTTTTTCTGCTGATAAAGGAGAAAATAAAATTGCTCTACCCCAAGAAAGCTACAAAAATATTTATGCATTCGACGGTGGTAAAATTTATGGCAAGGATCTCAAGATAACCGGTCTCCCAATAAAAGAAGGATCAATCATAAAAGACATAAGCGGTGCAAAAGCCGAAAACCCTGGAAGCATGATTGAATTAGAAGGAGATACAACAATAAAAAACGTTGCGATCGGTCTATGGGCAAAAGAAAGCGGTACGATTAAAATGACCGATGGTTCTATTCACGTAAAAAAGCTGAATATACAAACGCCAATTGGCATAGAAGCTAAGTCAAATGGTGCCATTGCGTTATATAATGTAAAGATTAAAGCAAGCAATCAAGACCAAAGCACAAAAACAATGAATGAAATAGGAGATGGAACGGGAGCAAGCTTAAAGAATGGGGGAACATTGAAAATGATTGGAGGCTCCATTAAAGCCAATCACTTAGGCGTTGCTTTAGAAGAAAGCAATAGTGATAAAAATGAGTTAAAAAATGTAACAATTGACCTCATGGATCTCACAAATACCGCAACAGAGAGCATAGGAATAAGCGCCATTAAAACAAGTAAAATTGTTTTAAAAAATGTAACAGTTAAGCATGCAAGAACCAGCATATATGCAAGTGATAATTCTCAAATAACAATATCTGGGGGCTCAATTCAAGGAAATCATACAGGAATAAATGTTGAAAAAGAGAGTGTCATAACTCTAAAAGATAATGTTGAAGTTTTATCGAATGGCCATGGACTTTCTGCAAACGGTCTGCAATCAAAAATTACTATGATAGGAGGAACACTTAACACAGCCGGTTTACAACCTGCAGTCTTAGCGGGGTCTGGAGGACAGATCAATCTTACCGATGTTGTTGTGCACACTGATGATAATGGAACACAAATGCAAGAACTAGAGATGAAAGATGCACTCTTAACAACGCAAGGTTTACAGGCACAATATATGCAATCAAAAATCACCATGATAAGAGGGTCTATTACCACAACTGGTTTGAATCCTGCAGTCTTAGCGGGATCTGGCGGGAAAATTGATCTTACCGATGTTTCTATGAATGCATATAATGTTGGACTACAAGCCCAAGGTGAACAGTCGAAAATTGTCATGAAAAAAGGAGCACTTACCACAACTGGTCTACAACCTGCAGTCTTAGCGGGATCTGGAGGACAGATTCATCTCGCTGATGTTTCTATAAAAACCAATGATATTGGGCTCCAAGCACAAAATGATCAGTCGAAAATCATCATGAAAAGAGGAACACTTATCAAAACCGGACCACGATCTGCTCTCTTTGCAACACGCGGCGGACAAATTAGTTTGCTGAGTGCTCAAGTCCATACTGACAGCGTAGGACTGGCAATACGAGGAAAACAATCAAAGATCACACTCAAAGATTCGAAGGTCCTTGCCAATATTGTATTAGTAGGGAGACCCAATGAAGGTGATCCTGGCGAAGCTAACGTAATTGCAGATCATTCTCTCTTAGAAGGCGGAGCAAGAAATTCCAAAAAGAATCCCACCCAAACAATCTTTAGTTTGATTAACGGCACAACATGGTATTTAAAGGCGAGCACAAAAAACGATATTAGACACCAAGCTGATTTGATTAAAAAATTACATTCTGAAGTTTTTATGCTTAATCTCAACAACAGTACTATTGTTTTTAAGAAACCAAGAGAAGATCATTACCAAACATTACATATAAGCAGTCAAACACCTAACATCATAAACGATAACACAACAAACAAAACAGTCTACACTGCGACAGGTGATGCAAGGATTTATTTTAATACTGAATGGAGTAATGGTTTGCCAAAAGACCAACAAAAAACAGACCGTCTTCTTGTTCATGGCGATGTATCAGGGAGCACAACAGTTCATTTCAGTAACCTTTCAAAAAATGAGCCATCAAATATAGAGAACACCATCCCTTTGAATATGCGTGGTGTTTCACTCGTTCAAGTTTCTGGAAAAGCAAATGAAAATGCATTCAAATTAGCAAATGGTTATGCCACAATAGGCGGTTTGCCTTATAAATATACACTGAATGCCTATGGACCAACATCCAGCCATGGCAAAGCGAGTCTTGAGCAAAGCCTCGTGGGAGAAGAGCAGAATTTTTGGGATTTCCGCTTGCAAAGTGCCACTCTTGATCGTGAGGAAAAAATCAAAGCTCTTGTGCCACAAGTAGCAAGCTATTTGGTGATGCCCAACGCTTTATTCTCCGCTGGATTCACTGATGTAAACAATCAAAATGCATTGTTAAACGATATGCAAACAGCACTGTTTGCACCAGAAAGCCATAAAAAGAGTGGGATCTTCTTATCCTCCTATGGCAATAAGATCACATTATCTTCTAACCGTAATCCACTACAATATGGTTATGGTGCTGATGTCCAGCATACTGCATTGCAAGCAGGCATTGCACTGGCAGGATTAGAAAAGCAAAACATTACCACAAGTCTTGGACTTTTGGGGACATACGGAAAGCTAGCTTTTACCCCTAAGGATATCGAAGGCGCTGAGAAAAGCACCATTGATAAATGGTCATTCACCGTATACGGCAACATCCAGCATAACAATGGCATATATCTCGATACGCTTTTTTCTTATGGAACTCTCAAGGGAAATATCACCACCGCCTTCATCGGAACTACCACGCAACTGAATAAGACAAAAACATTGAGTGCATCTGCCACCGTTAGCCAAAAATTGGGAACCGGTGTTGAGGGGTTGGTCTTTGAACCACAAGCACAGTTTGTTTATCAGCGTCTCATGTTTGAAAAACTCTCAGATATTGATGGCTTTGAAGTAAATATGGGCAAGCCTCATCAATGGCTGGTACGTGTTGGCGGACGTTTGATACAAACTGTAATGCCTGTTGAAAGAAACCGTGCTGTTTCCTTCTATGGTAAAGTGAATTTCATCAAAGCTTTTAGTGATAATGGTACGATAAAGATTGGTGATACTTTCCATCGTGATTCTATGGGATCTTCCCTTGAAGGCGGTTTTGGTGTGAATGCTCAACTCTCTCAGAATATCGCCCTTCATGCTGATGTTAATTACCAACACAAGCTCCAAAAAGCTGGCATATCTGCAATTAACTTTTCCGGTGGAATACACTATGGCTTTTAA
- a CDS encoding autotransporter domain-containing protein gives MNDTKTFSASATVNNNLPKVWSGTEFEPQAQLVYQQLSFDTLSDADNLEIDMKNPHQWLARISGHLNKTVSAESNHSFSFYGKVNLLKTFGDDKKIQIGR, from the coding sequence TTGAATGATACAAAAACATTTAGCGCTTCGGCCACCGTTAACAACAATTTGCCAAAGGTATGGTCAGGGACAGAGTTTGAACCACAAGCACAGCTTGTGTATCAACAATTGTCATTTGATACCCTTTCAGATGCCGATAACTTAGAAATCGATATGAAAAATCCTCACCAATGGTTAGCGCGAATTAGCGGACATTTAAACAAAACTGTTTCCGCTGAAAGCAACCATTCCTTTTCCTTCTATGGAAAAGTGAATCTCCTCAAAACTTTTGGCGATGATAAAAAAATACAAATTGGCCGATGA